The Streptomyces sp. V4I8 genome includes the window TCACGGCGGGGCTCGGCCTCGCCGTCCTGGTCAACCGGCCGATCAAGGCGCGCGGCCTGTTCCGCACCCTGCTCTACCTGCCCGCCGTGGTGCCGCCTGTGGGCGCGGGCCTCGCCTTCAAATTGCTCTTCGACCAGAACTCCGGCGCTGCCAACGGCGTCCTGACCTCCTTCGGCATCGACGCCCTGGCCTGGCTCGCCGACCCCTACGCCCGCTACGTACTGCTGATGACCGTGCTCTGGGCCGCCGGAAACGTCATGATCATCTCGCTGGCCGGCCTTCAGGACGTGCCCCGCGAGCTGCACGAGGCGGCCCGGATCGACGGGGCGAGCGCCTGGCGCACCTTCCGCAGCATCACTGTGCCGCTGCTGTCGCCGGTCCTGCTCTTCCAGACGGTGACCGGGATGATCGCGTCGGTGCAGACGATCATGCCGCTGCTGCTGGCCCCGCTCGGCGACACGAGCGGCATCACCACGGTCCCGCAGTCCAACTACCTGTACATGATGCACGTGTTCGCGCAGTACTTCGCGCTCGGCCGGTACGGCTACGCCTCCGCGCTGCTGTGGGTGCTCTTCGTCCTGATCCTCGTCGTGACCGGACTGATCTTCAAGTTCACGTCCGGCGCGGTGTTCTACAACGTCGACCCGGAGGCGAAGAAGTGACCGCCACCACGCTGCCGCCCAAGTCATCGACTCTGCCGCCCACGTCATCGACGACGAACATGCGCGTCCGGGTACGCGCCAAGCGCCTCGTCCTCTACACGGTCCTCGTCTCCGTCACCGGGCTGTTCCTCGGCCCCTTCGGCTGGCTGATCCTCTCCGGCCTGAAGACCCAGGGCGAACTGGCCGCCTCGCCCGTGCACTGGCTGCCCGACGTCTTCCAGTGGCACAACTTCGCCGACGCCTTCACCCGGATCGACTTCCTCGGCTACGCCCGCAACTCCCTGATCATCGCCCTTCTCTACGCCACACTCGTCACCCTCAGCTCGGCCTGGGTCGGCTTCGGGTTCGCCCGGCTCGACGCGCCCGGCAAGAAGGTGCTGTTCGGTGTGCTGCTCGGCTCGATGATGCTGCCCCAGATGGTCACCCTGCTGCCCACGTACCTGATCTTCGCCAAGTTCGGCATGGTCGACACCTACTGGCCGTGGGTGCTGTGGGGCCTGTCCGCGGCGCCGTATCTGGTCTTCCTCTTCCGGCAGTTCTTCGCGGGGATGCCGCGCGAACTGGAGGAGGCCGCGATCGTCGACGGCTGCGGATACACGTCGATCTTCTGGCGGATCTTCCTGCCGCAGTCCTGGTCCGTGCTGTCCGCGAGCTTCATCATCTCCTTCACCTGGACCTGGGGCGACTACATCGCCCCTCAGCTGCTGCTGTCCACCGACCACACCACGCTCGCCGTGGCCGTGATGACCGCCTACGTCAACGAGGGCGGTACGCCCGTCCCCGAGCTCCAGGCCGCCGCCTCCGTGATGTACGTCGTCCCCATCCTGCTGATCTTCCTCATCGCCCAGCGCGGCTTCGTCGCCGGGATGTCGACCTCCGGTCTCAAGTGACCTTCCGTATCTCTCCTCTCCCCTTTTGCTGAAGGAACTTCTCCATGAACGACACCAAGAGCACCGGCGTGTCCCGGCGCACCCTTCTCCAGGCCGCGGGTGCCACCGCAGCCGCGTACTCGTTGATCGGCGCCACGGCCGGCACCGCGAGCGCCGATGACACACCGGCGTCGGCGGACAAGCTGGTGGTGTACCCGATTCCGAGCGGGGTCCCGACCAACTCGAGCTTCGCCGTCAAGGCCCGTACGCCGGGCGGCGAATGGCAGACGGTGCCCGTCTACCGGTCCCGGGCGAAGCAGATCGACGCGAACACGGGCAGCGGCCCGGTCTTCAACTCCTCCGTCGCCACCTTCGACTTCCAGGGCACCGTCGAGGTCGCCGTCACCTCGTCCAAGGGCGCCATCGGGTCCGCGCGGATCCGGCCGCTCTCGTACGACATCGACTTCACGGTGGACGGTGCCACGGTGAGCTTCACGCTCGCCGAGCCGCGCAACCTCTCCATAGAGATCGACGGCGAGATCTTCAACAACCTCCAGCTGCACGCCAATCCGATCGAGACGTACGTGCCCGACCCGGACGACCCGGATGTCATCTTCTTCGGGCCCGGCCTGCACAAGACCACCGACAACGTGGTGAAGGTGCCCAGCGGCAAGACGCTCTACCTGGCCGGTGGCGCGGTGCTGACGTCCAGGGTGGAGTTCGACACGGTCGAGAACGCCCGGCTGCGCGGCCGCGGTGTGCTGTACAACTCGCAGAACGGCATCCTGGTCAACTACTCCAAGAACATCGAGATCGACGGCATCATGGTGCTCAACCCGAGCAGCGGCTACTCGGTCACCGTCGGCCAGTCGAAGCAGGTTACCGTCCGCAACCTGCACTCCTACAGCCACGGCCAGTGGGGCGACGGCATCGATGTCTTCTCCAGCGAGGATGTCCTCATCGAGGGCGTCTGGATGCGCAACTCCGACGACTGCATCGCGATCTACGCCCACCGCTGGGACTACTACGGCGACTGCCGCAACATCACCGTCCGCAACTCCACCCTCTGGGCGGACGTCGCGCACCCGATCAACGTCGGCACGCACGGCAACACCGACAAGCCGGAGACCATCGAGAACCTCGTCTTCAGCAACATCGACATCCTCGACCACCGCGAACCGCAGATGGACTACCAGGGCTGCATCGCGCTCAACCCGGGCGACAGCAACCTGCTGAAGAACGTCCGCGCCCAGGACATCCGGGTGGAGGACTTCCGCTGGGGCCAGCTGATCAACATGCGGGTCATGTTCAACAAGTCGTACAACACCTCCGTCGGCCGGGGCATCGACGGGGTGTTCATCCGCAACATGACCTACACGGGCACGCACGCCAACCCGTCCGTCATGGTCGGCTACGACGCGGACCACGCCATCAAGAACGTGACGTTCCAGAACCTCGTCATCAACGGCAAGTTCATCGGCAACGGGATGAAGAAGCCGGGCTGGTACAAGTTCACGGACGTGATGCCGGCGTACGCCAACGAGCATGTGATCAGCCCCCGGTTCCTGAACTCCACCGAGGCCACGTCCACCGCCAAGCCCGCGATCACCAGCCCGGACCAGGCCACGGCCACCAAGAACCAGGTCTTCAACTACCTGATCACGGCCGACGAGCTGCCCACGTCCTTCGCCGCCGGGGGCCTGCCGAAGGGGCTGGACATCGACACCGCCACCGGCCTGATCTCCGGCACGGTCAGGGACAGCGTCGGTAGCTGCACCGCCACGGTATCGGCCACCAACAGCGTGGGTACCGCGACGCAGACCGTCATACTCACCATCGAGCACGCGTGACGCGGCACCTGTAGAACAATGGAGTCACCCGTGCTTCCTCTCAGCCGACGGTCCTTCCTCGGCGCGGCGGGCCTCGTGGCCGCGGCCGGCGGCGGACTGCTGTCCGTCTCCGCCGCGGCGGCGTGGGCCCAGGACGCCACCACCCCGTCCCGCGCCTTCACCCACCCCGGACTGCTCCACAGCGCCGCCGACCTCGCCCGCATGAAGGCCGCGGTCGCCGCCCAGGAATCGCCGATCTACGACGGTTACCTGGCGTTTTCCGCCCACGCCCGCTCGAAGTCGACGTACCCGATCCAGAACACCGGCCAGATCACCTCCTGGGGCCGCGGCCCCACCAACTTCCAGAACCAGGCCGTCGCCGACTCGGCCGCCGCCTACCAGAACGCCCTGATGTGGTGCGTCACCGGCAACCGCGCCCACGCCGACAAGGCCCGCGACATCCTCAACGCCTGGTCGTCGTCCCTGACGATGGTCACCGGCGCCGACGGACCGCTCGGCGCGGGCCTGCAGGCCTTCAAGTTCGTCAACGCGGCCGAACTGCTGCGGCACAGCGACTACGACGGCTGGACGGACGCCGACATCGCCCGCTGCGAGCGGTCCTTCCTGGACGTCTGGTATCCGGCGATCTCCGGCTACATGCTCTACGCCAACGGCAACTGGGACCTGACGTCCATCCAGTCCATCCTGGCCATCGGCGTGTTCTGCGAGGAGCGCACGCTCTTCGAGGACGCGCTGCGGTTCGCCGCGGACGGCGCGGGCAACGGCAGTGTCCACCACCGCGTCGTCACCGACGGGGGACAGGGCCAGGAGTCCGGCCGCGACCAGGGCCACGAGCAGCTCGCCGTCGGCCTGATGGGCGACGCCGCGCAGGTCGCCTGGAACCAGGGCGTCGACCTGTGGGGCTTCGACGGAAACCGTATTCTCGCCAACGCCGAGTACGCGGCGAA containing:
- a CDS encoding carbohydrate ABC transporter permease: MTVDQISSVADRSGAAADAGRAPATGGPRISMTARRHRAFYMFTSPWIIGFLLLTIVPMGYALWLSFTTFDGISPHWRYVGLGNYRELLNDPVTWDALGRAGLFAVTSVPLSITAGLGLAVLVNRPIKARGLFRTLLYLPAVVPPVGAGLAFKLLFDQNSGAANGVLTSFGIDALAWLADPYARYVLLMTVLWAAGNVMIISLAGLQDVPRELHEAARIDGASAWRTFRSITVPLLSPVLLFQTVTGMIASVQTIMPLLLAPLGDTSGITTVPQSNYLYMMHVFAQYFALGRYGYASALLWVLFVLILVVTGLIFKFTSGAVFYNVDPEAKK
- a CDS encoding carbohydrate ABC transporter permease yields the protein MTATTLPPKSSTLPPTSSTTNMRVRVRAKRLVLYTVLVSVTGLFLGPFGWLILSGLKTQGELAASPVHWLPDVFQWHNFADAFTRIDFLGYARNSLIIALLYATLVTLSSAWVGFGFARLDAPGKKVLFGVLLGSMMLPQMVTLLPTYLIFAKFGMVDTYWPWVLWGLSAAPYLVFLFRQFFAGMPRELEEAAIVDGCGYTSIFWRIFLPQSWSVLSASFIISFTWTWGDYIAPQLLLSTDHTTLAVAVMTAYVNEGGTPVPELQAAASVMYVVPILLIFLIAQRGFVAGMSTSGLK
- a CDS encoding putative Ig domain-containing protein; this translates as MNDTKSTGVSRRTLLQAAGATAAAYSLIGATAGTASADDTPASADKLVVYPIPSGVPTNSSFAVKARTPGGEWQTVPVYRSRAKQIDANTGSGPVFNSSVATFDFQGTVEVAVTSSKGAIGSARIRPLSYDIDFTVDGATVSFTLAEPRNLSIEIDGEIFNNLQLHANPIETYVPDPDDPDVIFFGPGLHKTTDNVVKVPSGKTLYLAGGAVLTSRVEFDTVENARLRGRGVLYNSQNGILVNYSKNIEIDGIMVLNPSSGYSVTVGQSKQVTVRNLHSYSHGQWGDGIDVFSSEDVLIEGVWMRNSDDCIAIYAHRWDYYGDCRNITVRNSTLWADVAHPINVGTHGNTDKPETIENLVFSNIDILDHREPQMDYQGCIALNPGDSNLLKNVRAQDIRVEDFRWGQLINMRVMFNKSYNTSVGRGIDGVFIRNMTYTGTHANPSVMVGYDADHAIKNVTFQNLVINGKFIGNGMKKPGWYKFTDVMPAYANEHVISPRFLNSTEATSTAKPAITSPDQATATKNQVFNYLITADELPTSFAAGGLPKGLDIDTATGLISGTVRDSVGSCTATVSATNSVGTATQTVILTIEHA